In a genomic window of Telopea speciosissima isolate NSW1024214 ecotype Mountain lineage chromosome 5, Tspe_v1, whole genome shotgun sequence:
- the LOC122663395 gene encoding DNA damage-repair/toleration protein DRT100-like: protein MGGLCLSLSTLVLMMVTASELLLKGDSKTYWGDVKGLKQLKKGLDSGSVTPGSCLSSWDFSVDPCDHIFSDRFTCGFRCDLVVSGISRVTEVSLDQAGYTGSLSSSACNYLPYLESLNLADNSLAGSIPTSISNLTRLRRLALSENSFAGEIPTSIGSLFALEELYLDHNQLLGPIPASFKGLASLKRLELQGNKLSGELPDLGSLKNLTFLDASDNAISGRVPVGLPGSLVEISMRNNSLEGNLPEKISDSGFLQVMDLSHNQLSGAVPSIVFQHPSLQQLTLSHNQLSSIQVPSDMGARSELVVLDLSYNQLQGLLAAFMAMMPKLSALSLEKNKFTGMIPSQYALKAGVPSEGTSPFARLLLGGNYLFGPIPGPLMTMKPGNANVSLVDNCLYRCPETFFFCQGGLQKSSMACKSFGPVIP, encoded by the coding sequence ATGGGTGGTCTCTGTCTTTCCCTTTCCACTCTAGTTTTAATGATGGTTACAGCTTCGGAGCTGCTGTTGAAAGGGGATTCGAAAACGTATTGGGGAGATGTAAAAGGTTTGAAACAGCTGAAGAAGGGGCTTGACTCTGGGTCAGTGACCCCTGGATCTTGTTTGAGTTCATGGGATTTCTCCGTCGACCCATGTGATCACATCTTCTCCGATCGCTTCACCTGTGGTTTCCGATGTGACCTCGTCGTTTCCGGCATCAGCCGGGTCACCGAGGTCAGCCTCGACCAAGCTGGTTACACTGGTTCACTCTCCTCCTCCGCCTGCAACTACCTCCCTTACTTGGAATCCCTCAACCTCGCTGATAATTCCTTGGCCGGATCAATCCCCACCTCCATCTCCAACCTCACGCGTCTCCGCCGTCTCGCTCTCTCGGAAAACTCTTTCGCCGGTGAGATACCCACCTCGATTGGCTCTCTCTTTGCCCTGGAGGAGCTCTACCTCGACCACAACCAACTTCTGGGCCCAATTCCGGCGAGCTTCAAGGGTCTGGCTAGCCTCAAAAGACTAGAGCTTCAGGGGAACAAACTCTCTGGCGAGTTACCTGACCTGGGTTCCCTCAAGAACCTCACTTTCTTGGATGCCAGCGACAATGCAATCTCCGGTAGAGTTCCGGTGGGTTTGCCTGGTTCCCTGGTTGAGATCTCCATGAGGAATAACAGTCTGGAAGGAAATCTCCCGGAGAAAATCAGCGATTCAGGGTTTCTGCAGGTAATGGATCTGAGCCATAACCAATTATCGGGTGCTGTTCCATCAATTGTGTTCCAACACCCGTCTCTGCAACAGCTCACTCTGTCCCACAATCAGCTGTCATCGATACAGGTGCCCAGCGACATGGGTGCCAGGAGCGAACTTGTAGTCCTGGATCTGAGTTACAACCAGCTTCAGGGGTTGTTGGCGGCATTCATGGCGATGATGCCAAAGCTGTCGgctctgtcgttggagaagaaCAAGTTCACAGGAATGATACCGTCGCAGTACGCACTGAAAGCGGGGGTTCCGAGTGAGGGGACATCACCATTTGCAAGGTTGTTGCTTGGGGGAAACTACTTGTTTGGTCCGATTCCAGGGCCATTAATGACGATGAAACCGGGTAATGCGAATGTAAGCCTAGTGGATAACTGCTTGTATAGGTGCCCGGAGACCTTCTTCTTCTGTCAAGGTGGGTTGCAGAAATCGTCAATGGCATGTAAAAGCTTTGGGCCTGTAATCCCTTGA